TCTCTAACTAACTAAAGTATAACAGGTGAATGAACAAGCAGGTAATTATATAGATTTATTATTCTCTTCTCATATTTACAATTcaatttctttgaatatataaaCTCTTAATTGCTCCTGTACAAAATATTGATTGATTGTTTCaccgattgattgattgagtgagtgagtgagtgggtgagtgagggagagagagagatagacaactAGACAGAGAGATGATCTTGGTTGAATGGAattatggatgggtggatggacggAGAAATGGATGGATATATAGGCAGACATGCAGTCtcacagacaggtagatagataaatagagagagagagagagagtgactagCATGGAGAACATTTCCATCAGGACATAAAATCAATGGAATAAAGGTATCAAGGCAAATGAGTCTTGTATACGATGGTGGACCCATACTAGAACTTGGTTCGTCATCTTCCTGAGGTTCATCATTCAGGAAAAGTATCCAAACAGATATTCATGGGAAATTAGgcataaaacaatgatataaGTTGCCTATAgaaatttgaagatttttaatAGTTCTTCAgtaaaatttcaagaaaacattCTGGTTTTGAAGGAAAATCAAttgctatgtatgtttgtatgttatgcCTTATTCCTCATAAGCTGTTTTATTGAAAGACCAATGAAATTCTATGCATCCAGTATCTTAAGATCTTAACATGATGATAAGACATGGATGTCACTTTCAGATTCTGTCtgccaaaaaaattttatttcacaacCAATTTTTTTGCCAGatggcagaaaatttttctttgctGATTTgtgttatatttccttttttaaaataaaacacttTGTTGTCTTTTTGGCTCATCATCATAGCATTTTCACCAAAACCACTTCGGCTTATTATCAACGTATCACATTCACTCAGAATATATTGGTCCAAAAACGCCTTCCTTACACCATCACACTGGTTTTTCATCTCCTTACGTGGCCGATCCATATGCATTATTCCCCCTGATGTGTACACAATTTGaggagaaaattttttaaaagctatCGCCTGTACCTCTTCTGAATCTGTTGTCACAAATATTTTGTACTTGCTTGTGTTGTACTTATTTAACAAGTTCCAGATAATCTGAATACTTGACATTGAATTCCTTGGGGGATCTCCTGGAACACTAGGGTTCTGTCCCATTCGAATCTGAGCACAAACCAGATGTATATCTGGCTTGGGGATATTGACTTCAAAGaatttgtcaaatttttcctGTAAATCATCGCTGAAGCGAAACAATAAATTCATCATTTTAGCAAATAAATTTCCATATGACATTTTTGATGCCCAATGCAGTTGTTCTTTGTAGCGAGGATTCCGTTTCAAGGCATGAAAATAGATTAGATTTGTTGTCACATAGAGGACATCTTCAGGGTAAAGCATTTCTAAGTCTGCTGATTGTAAAGAGGAAATGTACGTATTGTTGTCAATCAAATAAAGGTGACGACTTCTTAGGCCATGCAACTCTTTTGGGTCAATTGTCCAGTTAATTTTGTTTGGTTgaaaataattagtaaaattaCAAAGTTTTGAAATAATGATGCCAAAACGATGACCCATGGCCTGTGCcattaaatatacagaaattattCCATGCTGCCTATCTGCCCAACCTCCACACACTGTATGACTAACACAGTAGAAAATAGtatatttagttttgttgtttaactgaaccaattcctgtttttctttgcttacagttttcttatttatatgatGCACTTGATTATTTGGAAATTCCTTAgaattatttataaacttttggtAGTGTTTGTTTAATGTTGTCACTGTATATTCTTTATTCGCAGAATATTGGTTCCAGGCAAACAGTAGAAAGAAGCTGCTGACCACAGCAATGAATCCAAGAACTTGAATCTAGAAATGATAAAAAGtatgtatactagcagagatacccagcattgctcaggattaaaatggcatagtttttttattgcttttcttgtttttgtcatgtgactgtggtcatagTGGAGCACCACCAataatcaaagaaatcaaccccaggatttattctttgtaagcctagtactgtgttttgccaaacggctaagttacggggacgtaaacacaccaacattagttgtcaagcaatggaaaagctacacagacacacacgcacgcacacacacacacacatccacacacacacacacacgcacacacacacacactcacacaaatatacacatatatatgacggtcttctttcagtttctgtgtacgagatccactcacaaggctttggtggtccTCTGGTCAATgtcagctcctctggcccctgtgcagtggcatgtaaaaagtacccactacactcttggagtggttggcgttaggaagggcatccagctgtagaaacattgccagatcagactggagcctggtgcagccccctggcttcccagaccccagtcgaactgtccagcgcatgccagcatggtaaatggacgttaaacgatgatgatgatgtatgtatatatatataattttattttatatgtatttatacatataattttatgtatatattatgtatgtatatatatgtatatatatatatatatatatattatattgtatgtataagtataaattatgtatgtatgtatatatatatatgtatatataatatatatatatatatatattgtatatgtatgtatatatatatatatatattctatgtatatatatatatctgtatatatagatagatagatagatagatagatatcatgtgtatatatatatgtatgtgtgtgtatatatattatgtatgtgtgtgtatatatattatgtatgtgtgtgtatatatatatgtatgtgtgtgtatatatatatatatatatatattatattatatatatatatatatatatattattagtatgtatgtatatatatattatgtatgtatatatatattatgtatgtatatatatattattatgtatgtatgttatatatatgtatatatatatatatatatattatattgtatgtataagtataaattatgtatgtatgtatatatatatatatgtatatatatatatatatatatatatatattgtatatgtatgtatatatattatatatattatatgtatatatatatatctgtatatatagatagatagatagatagatatcatgtgtatatatatatgtatgtgtgtgtatatatattatgtatgtgtgtgtatatatattatgtatgtgtgtgtatatatattatgtatgtgtgtgtatatatatatatatatatatatatatatatataatatatatatatatatatatattatgtatgtatgtatatatatattatgtatgtatatatatattatgtatgtatatatattatatatatatatatgtatatatatatatatatatatatatatatatatatcatcatcatcatcatcatcatttagcgtccattttccatgctagcatgggttggatggttcaactggggtctgggaagccagaaggctgcaccaggcccagtctgatctggcagtgtttctacggctggatgcccttcctaacgccaaccactccgtgggtgtagtgggtgctttttatgtgccatcggcacgggggccaggcaagctggcaatggccacgatcggatggtgctttttacgtgccaccggcacggaggccagtcggggtggcgctggcaatggacacggtcgggtggtgctttttacgtgccactggcacgggggccaggcgaggctggcaacggccacgatcagatagtgctttttttacgtgccaccggcacgggggccagttggggcggtgctggcCACGGCCACTATCGGATGGTATGCTTATATGTCACCGGCACTAGTAtcgcagctgcaatttccattgatgttgatcgacttcgattttggttcttgatttctgatttgatttgatttcatttgattttgatttttatttccgatttccacttgcctcaacgggtcttcacaagtggagttttgtgtcccaagaaggaaaggtatgcataagtcgactggctacagcccaggtagaggccatgggttatggtctcactagtcctgccgagtcttctcatgctcagcatacttccataggtctcatatatatatatatatatacacacacacacacacatatatgtatatatatatatatatatatataatattaattagagacaaaaccactattttgcaaaacaaacaaggaaagacttaatcaatacataagattttaataaaaagtcaaatttcataatttgaaactgacttgaaaattggaagtccacctgaagattgtcgatcaggacaagaaacaattgtagtggcggtttttttttttgactttttattaaaatcttatgtattgattaagtctttccttgttgttttgcaaaatagtggttttgtctctaattaatattatataatattttactataaaattggatttaatcctaaatctgatttttttccctgtaaatttggatttattccctaatatttattatatatatatatatatatatatatatatatatatatatatatatatatatatatacacacatatatatatgtatatatatatatatatacacacatatatatcatcatcatcatcatcatcgtttaacgtccgctttccatgctagcatgggttggacggttcaactgggatctgggaagccagaaggctgcaccaggccccagtctgatctggcagtgtttctacagctggatgcccttcctaacgctaaatTCCAAAGCAAATTGAAAGTAATTCCAACACTGTAACTAAGGTAAaacaataattttgttttctatttgtagaaatattcttttattaattactattagtacttttccttcttttctctcttcaagTTCACCTTTTAAAGAAGCTGATACACTTTCTTGAAGGGTTGCAGAATCTATGTCTCATGGGCCTTATCTCAtgggccttatatatatatatatatataatatatatatatatatatatatatatattattatgtatatatatatatatatatatatatatatatatataatatatatatatatatatataatatatatatatatatatatatatatatatatatatatattatatatatatatacacacacacatatatatatatgtatatatataccagtggcgtgcggtgacttccggggctgggcatgcaatgaatttctttgcaccccacccccacccggggggcaatttttcagtaaaaaaaattttcgaattcctacgatttacatatgggagattctgaatatgcaatcaCCCCCGTATgacctagaataaaaaaaaacgtcgccctggtactatttaagaagagtggtccgttgcgcgcgctcgcgcatccgcgctggctagtcgtgactagtcgatcctacgactatctaacaaagtaaataaattttttaaacaaaatatataaaacacaaagtaaataatgtttttaacaaagtaaataaaacacaaagtaaggatcgactagtcacgactagctggcgTGGATGctcgagtgcgcgcaccgggaccactcttcttaaatagtacccatgatttttaaattgtttgcaatactcatcaaatttgttgaaattcgaaagttccatgaatttaaactcttctaaggatgaatatcgtgcttttatttggtcaactattgtacttataattttgttataaagcattttataatgaTGTTGGGgctcaatagatatattcttggatctctgaatccgattcctgcatcgactccatatttttccccccgggttcagttccactgcgtggcaccttgggcaagggtcttctactatagtctcgggccgaccaaagccttgtgagtggatttggtagacggaaactgaaagaagcccgtggtatatatgtatatatatgcatgtgtgtgtttgtgcgtctgtgtttgtccccctagcattgcttggcaaccggtgtgtttatgtccccgttacttagcggttcggcaaaatagaccgatagaataagtcccagggtcgagttgctcgattaaaggcggtgctcgagcatggccgcagtcaaatgactgaaacaagtaaaaaagattgaaaaattatcaagtttgttttcgagtacagttctagttttatctatttgatctttacaatacactatgttatgacttttactctggaggatgttaaatatgaaaaaagaaaaaatctcactgaatacttctaaaaaaataagaaatcaggagcttttaagtttgtaagaatccaattgctgaatttatggtggtatcatcccatgcttcaggattttcaatgatgtgttcaaaaaggctgattatgaaatgataatttttactttgtggtaataataagcCGTGAGGCTGTTGCCTTCGGaatcttttttttaacaatgttatctaatgcattagcccttttcggtgttggtctcccaccgatataattaattattttccatcgaaTTCTCCTTTTgaaaaactatttctcaaaatatcgtttataacacatttcactcatttcgtaaaatatacgaaaatatacGAACACACGTGGAAGCGCCGGCGTAAATTGTAAGTCAATTtcaaaaaaacagaaagatacagaaagtGGGTATCATGCGGTCAGCTCATAGCATGACATGCcactgagagaaagaggaagggggtACAAAATATTATGAACAACCTTTCCTCCTAGCATCTGTTTTATCAATTcactaaaagagagagaggaaggagggacaaactaagagacagagagggaggtcaTGCGGGTCGTCCCACAGCATAGCCActaaaagaaagaggaagggggtaaaaatatttcaaatgccctATCCTCTTAGCATGTCTTTtaaacatgagagagagaggaaggaaggacaaactgagacagagagggagtgtctAACATGCTGGTCTTGTCAATGCATGACTTCTAAAAGCAGAAGTAGAGTCACTGAGAGGGAAGGGGAGACAAAATACAACTGGAcggattttctttgaaacaaagtaactattttatctaattttccgATCATATGGATAAAAAAATCACAGGGCATGCAACGCATACCTTGCATACctgagagtgcacgcccctgatatatacacacacacacatatatatttatatattgtaactGTAAGTCATGCTATTTATTTCCTGTAcacattatctaaattatctatcATAGTAAAGGTTACTTCAGGCTGAATGAAAGTGCAATAGGCCAGATAAGGCCCATGAGACATAGATTCTGCAACCCTTCAAGAAAGTGTATCAGCTTCTTTAAAAGATGAActtgaagagagaaaagaaggaaaagtactaatagtaattaataaaagaatatttctacaaatagaaaacaaaattattgttTTACCTTAGTTACAGTGTTGGAATTACTTTCAATTTGCTTTGGAACGACTGTATCCAATAACCCATCACAAGGGATACCCTTAGTatagcaaaagaaaaacaggtagaTTCATAATGATAGTAACAACAAGCAAAACTTCTAAAATCATAGAAGTAATTGATGCTGTCATTTGCCTTGGTATAAAGATAACTTTTATCGGATTTAGCTTATATCCGATTGAATTTGCTTCAGCTTATTTCTGTTGCTTGTTTTATTGATActagaagaatgaaaagaaaaagaggtaGCTGAAACTAATTACTCCCCATctatgttattatatttatgtggaggcgcaatggcccagtggttagggcagcggactcgcagtcataggatcgcggtttcgattcccagaccgggcgatgtgagtgtttattgagcgaaaacacctaaaaaagctccacgaggctccggcagaggatggtggtgatccttgctgtactctttcaccacaactttctctcactcttacttcctgtttctgttgtacctgtatttcaaggggccggccttgtcactctctgtgtcacgctgaatatccccgagaactacgttaagggtgcacgtgtctgtggagtgctcagccacttacacgttaatttcacgagcaggctgttccgttgattcggatcaaccggaaccctcattgtcgtgaccgacggagtgcttccacattataTTTATACAGCAGTTATCACATTATGAATTGCAATCAGAGCTCAACAATAGTCACTGCTGAACTTCCAAAGTAATTAAATAACTAGTAAAAAGTATTACACTAGAAAgtgtataatattgataatattcaCAGAATTCTCTATTAAATTATCTTAATTAACTACATGTAGATGTAAAGAGGTTTTGGTTACAGACTAAATAGTAGACATATAAGTGAAAAGAATTCAACAAAAGAGATAAAAGCCAAATGAATTGCTAGGTATCAAGACAGAGTGACACTGGTAATCTATGGTAAAGTTTCAGTAATTATATAACAGATATCTGTTTTTGATACAAGTGACAATTATCACAAATGTCTTTTTCATTTCTGTAAAAACAAGACTTAACATCATCAGTCATTACTTAAATGTACCTCTCATGATGGGATTCACATCAATATACTTTTGATCTCCTGCTCATTGCTTACTTTGTATTCAATTCTCCTCTTCACAGACAGCAAATGTTCTCCAAATCTTCCTACTTTTTGCCCACTCTCCATATTCTCTTACAACCAGCAGTTAACAGGACTTCTTGAACTGAACAGACTGGAGGTACATACTATCTTTAGTCATTAAAATCCAACAAGACTACTCAGTCATACATTGAAACAATGAATTTCCAAATTGGTTTCTCTCCTCACTGAACCCTTCCGTTACTTCTTTTCTCTATAGATACATACCCAAGATATTGAACCATGCATTTATTCAAGCAAGTGTTTACAACCCAGTTATCACCTTATAAGCGTGTCTATGATCCAGTCAGATGCTGCTCAGGACTTCTTGTCCACCTGAATTATCACTGATATGAATTTTGCTAAGCCAGATGCATTGGAAATCTAATCTCCTATGTCACAATATCTTTGATCTTTTTGCCTTTAAGAACTTTGATAGAAACTAAATTGTTGCTCTTGGAGTATCATAGGGCTCACTCAACCAACTTTTTAGTTTGCTTTCTTCCTCTATCAAAAATATCATCAACaatataaaattctatttatCAGTATTTCTCACCAGACATCCATGCTCTCCAATACATCTTGCAATAGAGACTTGACATTAATCTCATTCATACAAATAAATGCTGCTGGAATTCAGACCAAAACCACTGGACAAGTTAACATTAAATCAGCTGGACAATTCTTTCAACTTTCATCAAATATTCATGGAACCCAGTCCCATCTGGACCCCCTCCATCATCTCTTACTTTCCCTGAGACACAAATCCCTCATCTATAGTTCATTGCTCTATAAGCAACACTTTATATTCAAACTTCCTTTCAAAAAGTGATGTCTAAGGCATATTTAGATTCCATTCACCCACTACAAATCTCAGTAGTTGTACATTCACTATAAATGTTAAACAGGTGGTAATAAGCCACAAAATAAATCAACTGCATGAACCATTAGAATTAATGAAGTATTAATGAAGTATTAATGAATAGTCCTCATGTACAATCAACAAAATTCAATTTCTGAATATTCATTCTTgatcacaattatatatattcttgaatataaaacagagtgGTCaatgaggatctgatcaaagacctAATTCTTAATGTAAAATTGAAAACTGAAAAGAGAAATTTTGGCTTGAAactaaatgataatataatgataagtaAGGTTAAATTTAAAGGTCAATAGACCATGTCATTCAAAGTAGAATAATAACAGAACGGAATGTTAATTCCACCCTTAgtgtattaaccctttcattactgaatttattttgaggtgctctgtgtttctttcaattactttaaatataacagagaatttagtaaaataacttagttatcattaagctagtgataggaacataaattgtgactaaggtttggtggaagattttaattcaaaacttatgaaaacaagacatttgtacacagaaccagagccggtttcagccgggttggtaacgaaagggttaaatggagATGTCTGCCAATACATGCATCTATCTTATTTCATAACTATGCTgttaaaatagaaattatattcaataatattttggGAAAGGTAACAGGATTGCACATATCATGAATAGCAATCAAAGAACATTGATATAGTTTGCAGGAGTGGTATAGTTCTTGATACACCTACATTCAAAAACATTTTGCATAATCAATCTTCCCTAACAATGCATCTGCAAAATATCATTCCTTCCTGCTCATATTTTCCATCTAGTAATTATAGCATTTAACatcattataaattaatattaaccaCACGAGCATCACTCAATTATTGTAGTCTCCTGTGGTAAGAGATCCAAAGATTGTGATATAAATTAAGGAAGGAACACCAAAATATAgtaaactatgtatatacatgccaacaTGGGAACCTCTATGTGCACATTCAACCTGACAGAAATAGCAGAGAAATTTACTTCACTTTCCACCAGCTTAATAAATTGAAAGATTTAGTCCATGATATCAAAGCATTAGAGTATGATGAAACTATTAGTGGCCAATATCagcaaatagaaatacaaaatgtttaataaaataaatatatatggcatGAGGAAGAAGACAAGTCTAACATTTTGGGCTGAACTcttcatcagagagagagagaagagttgtTTAATAATCCTAAATACACCAAGTCCAAATTCAAGACATGCTGGACAATTATAgcttgaatgcctttgatcatggaTGTGCACAACCAGAGATGACAAGggccaaaacaaaaacaaaataacagtaTGTACTggatacatacatgaaacaaataACTAATACAGCTTTGAACCatttaaacacacaagcacagggTTTACTTATGTTAAGAGTTTAAATTCTTGTAAGGATATATGTCAGAACTAAGTGGATCATCATAGAAGAATGAATATAAAGGAAGATAACAGGCTTCAAAACAGGGAGGTAGAAGATTATCATGATACTTATAATGTTGTTGAAGGCTGACCATCATTTCTAactaataatataattgtttgttatttctacAAGGTTAAGTAACCACAAAGAAGTTTCCACAATGATCTGTAATAATACAACTTATTATTTTGGGAGACTTTCTTTATTTAGACAAGACAATGCCTAGCCCCATCTTAAGCCCTCTTAATCTATAGATAAGGATAAATAGGTGATTTCAGTGTggttaatgtatattaataataatgttgaaagCTGACCATCAAATTTAACTAATGTAACATAATTAtgtgtttaaaaaagaaatgaaggttGCCGacctttcaaaattttcaaatggaTTTGTAAAATGTACATATGATTATTAGTGACCTTTAAAAAGGTACTTATTGTACAAAATACATTAGTTTTGATGGGGGACATTAAATATGACTGTCTCTTGAGGCCTATGCTGGCATTTCCCAAACAAACACTTGTTTTATCCGTTGGGTTTTACTTTACAATTCAAAAAGTCATCATGTATTAGACTAATGGAAAAACTAATCAATACCTTTTATTTATCAATGCAACATTTATTGCTAATGGTAGTCATTGTCAATAAAAACCAGAacatgtttgcatttggtttgtttacatccccataacgcagcagttcagcaaacagaaactgataagtactaaatttacaaaaaatatatcctggggtcgatttgttcgactaaaggcagtgctccagcatggccgcagtcaaatgactgaaacaaataaaagaatgtatatatgtgtgtgtgtgtttgtccccccgccattgcttgacaactgatgtgggtttgtttacatccccataatgcagcagttcagcaaacagaaactgataaataagtactaagtttacaaaaaatatatcctggggtcgatttgtttgactaaaggcagtgctccagcatggccgcagccaaatgactgaaacaaataagagaatgtgtgtgtgtgtgtgtggtgtgtgtgtgtgtgttgcgtgtggaGAAACCAACAATATATTTACTTACTGGGTGAAATCTAGTTCTTGGGCATTTCTTCATTGTGAAAGTTTCTTACTTAATAACTCGCTGTATTGCGTCTCTTTCCTTCCAAACTACAGTGAAACAGGCCATGCCTGTTAACTGACGGCTACTTTTGTCCTCTTAAATGCGGAAGTGACTGATAACTTTTCATCTGAAACATTTTAGTAGGTTTCAtttttacgcttttactcttttacttgtttcagtcatttgactgcggccatgctggagcaccgcctgtatatatttctttactgcccacaaggggctaaacatagaggagacaaacaaggacagacaaagggattaagtcgattacatcgaccccagtgcgaaactggtactttatttatcgaccccgaaaggatgaaaggcaaagtccacctcggcggaatttgaactcagaacgtaacagcagatgaaatacggctacgcatttcgcccggtgtgctaacatttctgccagctcaccacctgtagtcgagcaaatcgacccccacgacttattctttgtaagcctagtacttattctatcggttctcttttgctgaacagcgaagttacggggatgtaaacacaccagcattggttgtcaagtgatgttcgggggccaaacacagacacacaaacatatacacacacatacatatacatatatataaatatatatatacacacacacacacatatatatatatagttaatccaaacaagaaaacaaaaagaaaacaatgcgaggatgtggaacaaataaagtattattgggcgctcaggaaagaagggaagaaggagggtatgacgtttcgagcggagctcttcgtcggaaacatagaagaaagaaagatcccgaggtgggaggacatatatatatatatatatatatatatatatatatatatatacatatatatatatatatatatatgacgggcttctttcagtttccatctaccaaatccactcacaaggctttggtcggcccgaggctatagtagaagacacttgcccaaggtgccgcacaatgggactgaacccggaaccatgtggttcgtaagcaagctacttaccacacagccactccttcgcctaatatttaattctaaaatatataatagcattCTTTGAACATTGAATGGCGAGGAGGGTCCATCtgtgtaaaataggaatcaaagg
This Octopus sinensis linkage group LG23, ASM634580v1, whole genome shotgun sequence DNA region includes the following protein-coding sequences:
- the LOC118767645 gene encoding uncharacterized protein LOC118767645, which encodes MKKCPRTRFHPIQVLGFIAVVSSFFLLFAWNQYSANKEYTVTTLNKHYQKFINNSKEFPNNQVHHINKKTVSKEKQELVQLNNKTKYTIFYCVSHTVCGGWADRQHGIISVYLMAQAMGHRFGIIISKLCNFTNYFQPNKINWTIDPKELHGLRSRHLYLIDNNTYISSLQSADLEMLYPEDVLYVTTNLIYFHALKRNPRYKEQLHWASKMSYGNLFAKMMNLLFRFSDDLQEKFDKFFEVNIPKPDIHLVCAQIRMGQNPSVPGDPPRNSMSSIQIIWNLLNKYNTSKYKIFVTTDSEEVQAIAFKKFSPQIVYTSGGIMHMDRPRKEMKNQCDGVRKAFLDQYILSECDTLIISRSGFGENAMMMSQKDNKVFYFKKGNITQISKEKFSAIWQKNWL